One Paenibacillus sp. SYP-B4298 genomic window, CAGTAGGCACTTCATTCAACGATGATGCTGTATTCGAGGAGGAGATTGGCGATACTTCGATAGGCATTCCGTGGGAGCTTGATCTGGAACAGGTCATGCAGCTTGAGCCTGATTTGATCATCTATAGCGTTCCTGATGCTTACGATAAATTAAGCCAAATTGCCCCTACAATTACTGTGGAGAATTTATACGCAAATCCTGATCTTAATCGTATCGTAAAGATTGGCGATTTTGTCGGACGCAAAGAGAAAGCAGAACAGCTATACAATGAGTTGCTAGCCCTGATTGCGGAAATTAAACAAGACCTGGTTAACCATGAATTGACAGATAAGTCGGTTGTTCTTATGGAGCAGACAAACCAAGGCGGTATATCCATCTTTGGGAATAACTACGGCAGAGGCGGAGAGTTGCTATACAATCATCTGGGCATGAAAGCGCCACAACGAGTGCTGGATGATATTATTAACCATCCTGATGATCCAAAGTATCGGGAAGTATCATTGGAAGTGCTTCATGAATACCAGGGTGAATTTATTTTTACTGGCAGCCGAACGGCTGAAGCTTTAAGCGGTAATCCGCTTTGGGAAAATCTCGAAGCTGTGAAAGCAGGCAGAGTGATCATCGTAGATGAAGGTATGTTTTGGTTTAATGATTATTTATCACTGGATGCCCAGTTGAAGTATATACAAAAGGAACTGTTGGCGCATGCTGAAAAGTAAGACCCAGTGAACGAAAAATTCCGCATAGTCTGACAGACGATGATAAGAGGAGTGAATGATGATTCAACCAGCCAGGGAAGCAAATGAAGGGTTCAGTTCTGACCAGATAGACAAGATGGCACAACTATGGGCTCGTTCGCTCATCACATTGGTTGACGTGCGGTTGAGTCACATCCACTCTGAGTCTCCATTACTCAACTATCGCATGCCAACCAGTATCCAGATATTTATTAGCGGTGCAATGGCTAATGTGCAATTAAATCATACGGTCTATGCGGTAGATCGTTTTGCCGTGTTTCATGGCGGCAAGGGTACAAAGCTCAGCATATGGGCGCTAGACGGTTCTGTTGATGTGTTCATGGTGCTATACAAAGCAGAGCTGCCAGCCAAGCGGAGTGAAGAGGTGCACTGCTTGATGGAGCAAATCAACCCCTTTCAACAGCAGTTTGGTTGTGTCCCAAGCAATCCGATTATGCTCAAGAGCTTGTTTCAACAGATGTTCGATCATTGGCTGCTTGTGTCACCATTGGAGCAGTTACATGCCAAAACTTTGTTATATCAATCGGTTCGTGAGATCTACAATGATTTGCGTACCGATCGCTTGAAGCTATTACAGCCCGACCCCGTGAGTTCAACCAAGCGTTATTTGGACGAACAATATATGAATCCTGTGCTTTTTGAAGAAATAGCCGATATGTTTGCTATAAGCAGAGGGCAATTGACGCGGCTGTTTAAAAGAAGATTCGGGATGAGTCTGCAGGAGTATGTGACGTTGAAGCGGCTTAAAGCAGCCTCTGAGGGATTGCTTTACAGCAATGCAACGATCAAGGAAGTAGCGATGAGCTGTGGCATGGTGGAGGAGCTTAACTTAATACGTTTATTTAAAAAATATTATCGGATGACGCCAAGCGAATATCGGAACAAAAAGATAGCCGCGATGCACGATTATGATATTGATAACCATTCTCAACATCTCTACAATGGAAAAGGGCTAGAGGATATAGTCGAAATTCATAGAGATGGGGATTACAGTATGCTTCAAGAACTGAAGAGCAAGGAGTTTATTGTCGCTGCAATGATGTGTCTTATGATGTTGTTATCAGCGTGCTCATCATCGACGTCAACGAATCAGAATGAAGCGGCAATTGCAGAGTCGAAGGGGAACGAAACAAACAACGAAACAAGAACGATAAGCACGGTGCGGGGTGATATCGAGGTGCCTGTAAATCCGCAGCGTGTTGTCGTGCAATATTTAATGGGCGATGTAGTCGCTCTCGGCATTAAGCCGGTTGGTATTTCGGACGTCTACGATGGCGCGGCCTTTGCCGAGCAGGTATCTGATATTACTGTTCTGGAATGGATGCCTGATTGGGACGGGGAAGATGTGATGAAACTGCAGCCGGATCTTATTATTGTTATTGGTGAGGATTATGTGGATAAGCTTTCCAAAATTGCGCCTACGGTGTTAGTGCCGTTGATTGATATGACACAGGATGAGCGGATTACATTTATGGGCGAGGTGTTGAACAGGCAGGAAGCTGCGGCTGCAGCGATTGAGGAGTATAAAGAGACGGTAGAGACGGCTAAGTCGAACCTGAAGCAGGCTGGTTTTGACAATTATTCGGTATCTGTCTTTGAAGGAGGCTCCGATGCAACCATGTTTGTCTTTGGTGACAAATTTGGTGCGGGAAGTGTCGTTTACGCCTCATTGGGTCTGCGTGCGCCCGAGACTGTTCAGACTGCTATTCTGGATAAAGGGATTTCCAAACAAGGCTTGTCTTTTGAAGTATTGGCTAATTATAGCGGCGACTTTATTATTCGCAATAGCTATGAAGGAATGGTTGATTTATCTGACGATGCGATCTGGAACTCGCTGGAGGCTGTCCAGAATAATCGTGTCATTGAGATTAAATTTGGGTTGAATTTTTATACAGACATTTATTCGACTATCGCTCAAATTAAAACGGTCTCATCAGAATTGCTGCGACGGTTGGAAGAGACTAAAAATTAAAGGGAAATCGTGATGACGAACAAACTGCAGGCAAAGCCTCATGGGGCAATCAAATTTACATTTTATATCGTGATCGGGCTTGGATTGACGGTTCTCATGTCGGCGTTGTCGATTAGCTTCGGCGCCGCCGATATGAGAATAGCGACTGCTTGGGAAGCTATATTCCGTTTTGATCCAACGCTAACAGAACACCAGATTATACAAACGATGCGGCTCCCGCGCACGGTAGCCGATCTCATGGTCGGATGCAGCCTGGCGGTGTGCGGCGCGATTATGCAAGGGACAACACGCAATCCGCTTGCAGATTCGGGGCTGATGGGGATCAGCTCAGGAGCTGCTTTTGCGATAGCGCTGTGCCTGGCCTTTTTGCCAGGCTACACGTATGGACAGATGATGCTGTTTGCTTGTCTCGGTGCTGCTCTGGCAACCGGGATGACGTATTTTATCGCTTCATTGGGCAGGAGAGGGATGACTCCTCAGCGGTTGGTACTGGCCGGTTTGTCCATTTCCATGCTATTCAGCGCGCTCAGTCAATATTTGGCGATCAATTACAATCTGGGGCGTGCGCTTGCATTCTGGACAGCAGGGAGCACAGCAGGGGCGAAGTGGGGAGAATTACTCCTGATCTTCCCGTTGTTTATTGGTGGTGTACTGCTTGCGTTGGCTCTTTCGCCATCGGTCACCGTACTTAGTATGGGGGAGGATGTAGCTGGAGGGCTCGGGATTCGCAGTGGTTTGATCAAGGGGCTGTCAACTATTGTTGTGCTGGTTCTTACGGGACTTGCCGTCGTTGTCGTTGGGCCTGTCGGTTTTGTCGGGTTGATCACACCGCATATTGTGCGCTATATGGTCGGTGTCGATTATCGCTACATTATTCCTGCCGCTGCGCTGTATGGAGCGTTGCTGACGGTTTCGGCCGACTTGGCCGGGCGGCTTGTCAATAAACCGTTCGAGACGCCAATCGGCATTATTTTCTCCATTATTGGTGTTCCGTACTTCCTCTTTTTGGCACGCAGGCAAAGGAGGGAGTTTGAATGAGCAAGCAGCGATTTAGCATGCAGCGCGGCATCTTCGTCAATGTACTGCTCTTGGTGATGATTTTTGTTATTGCTGCCATCAGTGTGAACTCTGGGAAAATGAACGTAACTCCGATAGAGGTGCTTCATGTGCTGCTTGGAAACGGCACGGATCAGCAAAATTTGATTGTGTTGGATTTTCGTTTGCCGCGTATCGTGCTGGCGATTTTGGTCGGCCTCGGGATGGGAGCCTCCGGAGTCGTGATGCAGAGCTTGCTGCGCAACGATATGGCCAGTCCAGGGACATTGGGCATTAGCTCGGGATCGAGCTTGTTCGTCTTGTTATTTGTCGTGTACATCGCATCTGTCGGTACGAGTTCATTTATTTTGTTGCCTCTGCTGGCCTTTGTGGGGGGCATGCTGGCGGCCGGGATGATATTTTTACTTTCATATCAGCGCGGGCGAGCGATTTCACCGATTGGCTTGATTATGACGGGAGTCGCGCTAGGCAGCGGCTACGGGGCGTTGACTACCTTTTTGACACTGAAGCTTGACGATAGCCAGATGAATTTTATGCTGCGCTGGCTGGCGGGCAGCTTGTGGGGAGACGATTGGCGGTATATTTCCATTTTGACTCCATGGATCTTCATCTTGCTGGCTTATATTTTTTACAAGGCGCGCATGCTCAACACGCTCAATCTTGGCAACCAGACGGCAGAAGGGCTGGGACTTGCGGTGAAGCCGGAGTTTCTGGGGTTGTCGATTGCGGCAGTGGCGCTGTCTTCAGGCAGTGTTGCTTTGGGCGGCAGCTTTTTCTTTATTGGCTTGATTGCTCCCCATCTGGCGCGCAGGCTTGTAGGGCCGGATCATAAGTTGTTAATTCCGGCGGCCAGCTTGACCGGGGGCTTGATTGTCGTGTTGTCCGATACGATTACGCGCACGATCAGTCTGGGGGGAGACGTGCCGACGGGAATCATGATTACGATCATCAGTGTGCCGTATTTTCTCTATTTATTAGCGAAGGCGAATTAAGGTGTGTTTCAAAGCATCGTTAGAACGGGATAAGGAGGCTGCTATGAATTGTCTTACAGCAAACAAAATCGATATTGCTTACAATGATACATTGATTGTCAAAGCATTGGATTTGCAGGTTCCCAAAGGGCAGATTACATCCATCATTGGTCCAAACGGCTGTGGCAAGTCAACCGTCCTCAAAGCTGTAGGACGACTGCTCAAGACGAAAAAGGGAAGCGTCTATTTAAACGGTGACGACATCCAAAAGCTGTCTACAAAAGAAGTCGCTAAGCAAATGGCCATTTTGCCGCAGACGCCAACCGCTCCCAGTGGCTTGACGGTGGGGCAATTGGTGGCATATGGGCGGTTTCCGCACCAGCGGGGGTTTGGCAAGCTAAGCAAAGAGGACAAGCAGATTGTTGCTTGGGCCTTGTCGGTGACGCAGCTTGCCGAGTTCGAGCATCGCGAGGTCGATACGCTTTCTGGCGGGCAGCGTCAACGGGTATGGATTGCGATGGCACTGGCGCAACAGACCGATTTGATTTTACTCGATGAACCTACGACTTACCTGGATTTGGCGCACCAACTGGAAGTGCTGGAGCTGCTATATGAATTGAATCGCAAGCAGCAGGTAACGATTGTGATGGTGCTGCATGATTTGAACCTGGCGGCACGCTTCTCCGATTATATGGTAGCCATGCGCAGTGGTCAGGTGATGAAGCAGGGCACCTCTCAACAGGTGATGACAACGGAGACATTGCGCGCGGTGTTTGGCATCGAAGCGGATATTATGCAAGAGCCGCGAACCGGGCGGCCAGTGTATGTGACGTATCAGTTGCTGCGTGATGAGGGTCGCAAAATAGAAAAGGCGGAGCATCTCCACACATTCATAAGAGAGCAGGAGGCGGTAGCGACATGAAAATAACTTGGCTCGTCCTTACGGGCGCACGCAAATATTGGCTGCAGTACAGCCTGGGCTTTATTGGCCTTGCAATCGCTACGGTTGCGGGTTTTTACTTGCCCTGGGCGCTGCGTACCTTAACCCAGTTAGCGATGGAAGGCACCGCTAGTTTTGCCGCAGAGGCGCTTACGATCGGCTTGCTGCTGTTAGGAGCAACCACGCTGCAAGCGATAGGCACCTCTTTGTCTGGGTATATGAATCACTATACTGCACTTCATTGTGTAGCTGACTTGCGCACACGCTTGTATCGCAAATATCAGCAAATGAGTTTGCGCTATTTTAACCGCAGCAGAACGGGCGATTTGACGGGGCGTGTCGTCAATGACGCAATGGAGGCGGAAATTTTTATTGCTCACGTCATTCCTGAGTTTGTCGTCAATGGTTTAACTTTTGTTGGTGTCGGAATTCTGCTCCTGACGATTAATGTAAAGCTGGCGCTAATCAGTTTAATTACGATACCGATATTACTTGCGATTACGGTGTGGCAAAGCCGGTTTCTGGCACCGCTATGGGGAGAAAACTCCAAGGCACGGGGAGAGATATCCGGTAAAGTGCAGGAAAACCTGTCGGGGATGAAGGAAATTCAAATCTTCAACCGTCAAGAAGAAGAACAACGAAGAGTCCATCACCTGGCCTTGAAGCATACAAAAACGTATTTGCGAGCCAGTAAATATTATGAAACATCAGTACCGTTGCTCGCTTTTGTGACGGCGCTGGGAACCGTATTCGTTGTTATTTTTGGCGGTCGCCTGGTCAGCACGGGAGAAGTGACGATTGCGGATATTGTCGGTTTTATTGCCTATCTGGGCATGTTCTATGGCCCTGTGAAGTCATTCTCGGGATTGGTCGAGATGGCCGGACGCGCTGCTGCGGGGCTTCGCCGGGTGTATGAGGTGCTGGACGAAGAAGAGGATGTGAAGGAAAAGCGTCATGCATCGACCTTGCCGCGCGTACAAGGACAGATCACATTTCAGCAGGTGACGTTCTCGCATCAGGACGGATCTCCTATACTGGAGAAGTTGAATCTGACGATCGAGCCGGGACGCACGGTGGCGTTGGTGGGGACAACTGGTGTGGGCAAAACGACGCTGGTTAGTCTGGTGAATCGTTTTTATGATCCACAAGAAGGTTCGATCCTGATGGATGGTACGGATATTCGTGATGTTACGCTCCATAGCTTGCGCAATAATATATCGATGGTGCTGCAGGATACGTTCTTGTTTGACGGCTCGGTGTACGACAATATTGCGTATGGCTGGCAGGATGCGAGCCGTGAAGCTGTGCTCGCTGCTGCAAAGGCCGCAAAAGCCCATGACTTTATTGTGCAAATGGAACAGGGCTACGATACGATCATCGGGGAGCGCGGTGTGCGTCTGTCTGGCGGACAGAAGCAGCGGTTATCTATTGCACGGGCGATTTTGCGCAATGCCCCGGTCCTGATCCTGGATGAGGCGACGTCAGCTTTGGATACGAAGACGGAGCAGGAGATTCAGCAGGCGCTCGATGAAATCTCGAAAGATCGCACGACATTGGTGATTGCGCACCGTTTGTCGACCATACGTCATGCTGATCTGATTGTCGTTCTTGAAGGGACAGGCATTGCTGAAATGGGTACGCACGAGGAGTTATTGCAACGCAGCGGGACGTATGCGAAATTGTATTCGGCACAGGCATCGTAGAAAGAGGAGGAGAAAATCATGAACGCAGAATTAGAGCTTTACGATCTAACGATTATTGGCGGCGGTCCGGCAGGACTCTATGCTGCCTTCTACAGCGGCATGCGCGATATGAAGGTGAAGCTAATTGAGGCGAAGGAGGAATTGGGTGGACGGCTGCTGCTTTACCCGGAGAAGATGATCTGGGATGTGGGCGGCGTCACGCCGATTCGCTGCGAGCAGTTGATTCGACAGTTGATTCAACAGGCGAATACCTTCGAGCCCACGATTGTACTCGGACAGCAGATCAGCCATATGGAGCGGCTGGCGGATGGCACCATGATGGTGACATCAGAAAGCGGCGAGCGACATCATACACGCACCCTCATCCTGGCACTCGGCTATGGGGTATTGAAGATGGCCAAGCTGGACATCGAAGGAGCGGATCGCTATGAGTTGACTAACCTGCACTACACCGTGCAGGAATTGGAGCATTTTAGAGACAAACGTGTGTTGATCTCAGGCGGCGGTGACTCGGCTGTGGATTGGGCCAATGAGTTGGAGTCGATCGCAGCTAGTGTGACGGTTGTTCATAGACGGGAGCATTTCGGCGGCCATGAGAAGAACGTGAGGCGCATGAAGGAATCGACGGTGGATGTTCGCACCCCATATGCGTTATCCCAATTGTACGGGAATGAGGCCGGTGATGCGATTGAGGCGGTAAGCATCGCTTTGGTAAATGCGCAAGGAGAATTAGAGGGTGACACGGAGTGGCTGGAGGTAGACGAGGTGATCGTGAACCACGGCTTGCGCGGCGATTTTGGTTCAATTAAAGACTGGGGGATGGTGATGGGGGAATGGGATATTCCCGTCAATGAAAAGTTGTCCTCGAATCTGCCCGGGATCTTTGTTGCTGGTGACACCGCCGACTATGTCACCAAGGTTCGGCTGATTGCCGGGGCATTCACCGATGCAGTTCTTGCCGTAAACAATGCCAAGAAATACATGGATCCGGAAGCAAGCGGGATGGCGAGAGTATCCTCGCATAACAGCATCTTTAAGGAAAAGAACAAGGCTTTGGGAGTGTCAGAGGAAGATTCATAACATCTTTTAGGGCCTGTCTTCAAACCAGCTCAAGGACATCGGTAAAATCTACTCCAGCCGGATAGTGAAGACACGCCCTAGAATTTCAGTACAGTAGCAAAAACTAATTCCATTATATGTAAATAAAATCCCGAAGGTTGCCAACAAATCGATGATGGCTCACAAATTGTATTCCCCAATCTCCCACACCATCGATCTACTGGATATGAGCGGGTTCAATATCTGCTGCTGTAGCGTCGGTAACAACAACAGCCTTAGTTCGGGCGCGCCCGGACTAAGGCTGTGTGTTCTGTTACAGACACTTGCCGTTCACTGCAGCGCCAGATTGTGCTCAATCAGCTCGATGCGCTGAGCGACAGAGGCGAAGGAGCGCATCGCGTCCTGTGGTGTATGCAGCACATAATCTAGCAGTCGGTCGACGCTTGTTGACGCAACATGAATGCGGGTATCCGAAGAGGCATAGTAGATATACACTTCACCGTTATCGGCTGCAATGACGCCGTTGCAGAAGACGACATTGGAGACATCGCCGATTCGCTCGTCGCCCTCGGGTGCAATCAGATAGCCGCCAGGCCGATGGGTGACATGATAGGGCTTCTCCAGATCGGAGAGGAAGGCGTAGAGCACATAACGCAGTCCTGCTGCTGTATTTCTGACTCCGTGGGCGATGTGCAGCCAGCCGCGCTTCGTTTTGATTGGCGCCGGCCCCTGGCCGTTCTTTACTTCTTTGATTGTATGATAATACCGTTCGTCGATGATCATCTCCTTGTCAATCACCGCATGCTCGATGGAGGCGGACAGTCCCCAGCCGATGCCGCCGCCCGAGCCGGTGTCAATGAAGCCATCCTGCGGACGTGTATAGAAGGCATAGTGTCCGTCGACGAATTCCGGGTGCAGCACGACGTTGCGCTGCTGAGCGGACGCTGTCTTCAGATCATCGAGGCGCTCCCAGCTTGTCAGATCCTTGGTGCGAGCGATGCCGCATTGGGCGATAGCGCTGGACAGATCTCCCGGAACTGCGTCCGGGTCCTTGCGCTCGGTGCAGAACAGGCCGTAGATCCAGCCATCCTCATGTGCTACCAGGCGCATATCGTAGACATTCGTATCGGGAACCTCCGTCTCTGGCAGAACGACCGGACGGTCCCAGAAGCGGAAGCCGTCTACGCCGTTATCACTTTCAGCAACCGCAAAAAATGATTTCCGGTCAGCGCCTTCCACACGGGCTATCAGATAAAATTTCCCGTTTAAAGAGATGGCTCCGGGATTAAAAACCGCGTTAACCCCAATCCGTTCGGAGAAATAAGGGTTCGTTGCCGGGTCGAAATCATATTTCCAGATCAGCGGAGCGTGCGCTGCTGTCAATACAGGATAGTGATACCGGTCATAGACTCCGTTTCCGGCAGGAACGATGTCATTGCGGCGGGCAATAAGCGACTCGTATTGCTCTGTCAGAAGCTGTTTTCTTTGTTCAAAAATCCCCATATGAACTCCCTCGCTTTATGATGGTATAAGGCATGCTAGGCCAAGCGCTCCAGCAATTCCAGACAGGCTCTGCTGTTATGATAAGGGCACTTCCAGGCGCTGACCTTGGGCTCATGCGGCAGCGGCCTGCCTGCCTGATCTACTCCCCAGTGCCATTCGCCGTCCGCCTTATCGACAATGTATGTCTTGATAAAATGCCAGGCGTTCAGCGCGGCGGTCCTGTAAGACGCATTGCCGGATAACTGGTAAGCATTGTAGAACCCGACCATTGCTTCCGCTTGCGGCCACCAGTCTTTGTTCGCATCGGTCAGACCGCCGCCGTCAGCCTCGTTCCAGATGCCGCCGTCGTTGTCGGTACCGTTCTCATAGACAGCCTGAGCCATATCCACAGCGACTCGTCTGACTCTGTCCAGCAGCTCATGGTCGCCGAGCACCTCTGCGGCCTCCACGAGCAGCCAGCTTCCCTCGATGTCGTGCCCGTAGGAGACATGATCGCTTTTTACCTCCCAATCCTCTCCGAAAAAGAGCCGGAAGCCGTGCTGATCGGGATCAATAATGTGCTGGAGCGTAAGTTGAATTAATTCACTCAAGCTATTCCGCAGCTCATCGGATGTCCAGACGCGGTACAGATTCGTATAGGCCTCCATCACATGGAGATGTGTATTCATCGATTTCTTTTCGTTCAAGTCCTTATCGCTGAGGCTGAGGTTCGCAGTCGGCTTCCAGTCACGTGACAGCGCCTCGATGTAGCCCTGATGAACCTGATCATGCGCATGCTGCTCAAGCAGCCGGTAGACGGCAATGGCTGTCTGGAGGGCGTCGTCTGTCTGGAAGGCGCGGTAATACTCTGTAAGGGCATAGATTACGAAGGATTGGCCGTAGACCTGCTTTTTTAACTCAGACGGTTTTCCTGCATAATCGACACTCCAGTAAAAACCGCCATACTCCTTGTCCTGAAAGTGTTTCATTATATACCTGTAGGAGCGCTCGGCAATTTCCGCGTAGTTCACTTCTGGGAAATAACGGTAGGCGGCAGAGAAGGTCCACAAAATACGGGCATTCAGCACAAGCCCCTTGTCCGACGCGGCACGTATCTCCATCTGATGATTAATCTCGCCGATGAAGCCGCCGTGGCTGGTGTCGGTCGTCCGGCTGATCCAGAAGGGGAGAATGTTCTCCAGAAGCTCCGCCCGCAGCTCATCCGACCATTGCTTGTTATCCACCTTGAATCCTCTCCTTCTGCAGATGGGGTGAAAGCTGACTTGTGAAAACCTTGCACTTATCTAGATTCAATAGACAACACCTCGAAATGAATGAATGGGCGGATGATTGTCTTCTGAAGGAAGGGGAAAGCACGCCGCCTAAATTTAATATACGAGATAAAGGTTAAGTTATCAATACAAATTACTTAATAAAACAAAAACGTTAACCTAATTTATAAACTAAATTAAGTTAATGTTTTTGTTTTCACTGCTGTTTCTTCGGTTATCCCAGCTTTTTGACCGAATCGCGGTAAATAATGTTTCCTGGAATGAGCACACGGCCGTTCTGACGGCTGGAGCCGGCTATTTTCTCCATAATGAACTTTACCGTCGTTTCCGCCATCAGGCTTACATCCACTTCAACGGTTGTCAATTGGGGGTTGAGCAAGGTGGCGTACACATCATTATCGAAGCCAACGACCGAGCAGTCATCAGGTACGTGGTAGCCGTCTGCAGTAAGACGCTCATAGAGGTTATAGGCTACCTGGTCGCAGTTGCAGACAAAGGCTGTCGGCATCTTATCGGGAAGTTCAATGTTGATAAACACTCCGCGCTCGTCGCGGTCATTCAGAATGAGCCGATCCTCCAGAGCAAGTCCATGCTCAAGCAAAGACTTGTAATAACCGAGGAAGCGATCCTGAATGCTGCTTGTCGAATAAATATTGCCGACGTAAGCGATCTCGCGATGCCCCATCCGCAGCAGATAGTTCGTTAGCTCGTATGCACCGTAGAAATTATCGGTGACAATGGAGTCGATCTCGGCATGCTCGTCGTAAAAATCAAGGAACAGCTTGGGCAATTTCATTTTTTGGACGGTCTCGATATAAGGCTTGCTGACCTGACCCAGAATAACGATGCCGTCCACCTTGCTCTCGTTGTAAATTCTCGGAAAGTTGAGCTGCTCCTCATCCTCATTGCTCAAAATATTGAGGATGCCAAAGTAACCGAACCGATCAAGATGCAGCGAAATTTGCTGATACACACGCATATAGAAAGAATCATTAATGCCGGTAAACCGTTGCGGGATCATAACCCCGACGTTATAAGACAGCCCTTCCTTAATTGTTTTGGCTGCAGAGTTATATCTATAACCAAGCTCGTCGGCAACCTTTTTGATTTTGAGCTTCAGGCTGTCGCTGACGCCTTCCTTATCGCTTAACGCCTTGGATACCGTAACGCTGCTGACTCCTAGCGTATTTGCGATATCTTTCATCGTAATGTTGTTTTTCATCCTATCTATTCACCATCCCAGAAATGTAGATTAAAGCGGAATCAGCAAGTTATTCAGCCACTAGGGTGTGTATGCAAACTCCGCAAGGAGCAGATGTTGCCGAATTTTCGTTCCATGCCAGGCGCTTTTTCGCAGGCGTACCGGGGTACGCCTGCGAAAAGCAACGCAGCAGGGAGCGAAAAGGCGGGGATAGATGCCCTTATGCGGGTTTGCATACACGCCCTAGTATACAACTAAGCTAACAGGAGATAAAGTATTTTCAGTGCTTAACAAAAGTCTAAATGGGAGAGAACTTAAATAAATATTGACAAGGAAGCGTCTTCAAAATAGACTGTAGTAGTAATTTATCGATAACTTAATAAAATTAAGAGAGGGGATTAAGCGGAATGACAAAAAGAAAGCTTGCTATCGGTTTCTTGTCATTAAATTTGTTTGCTGCTGTACTCGCCGGTTGCTCAGGAAATAACAATGGCAGCATTGCTCCCGTAGCGGGGACCAATAACAGCGGAAGCGAAGCGAACGCTTCAGGACCATCCGGTGAGATTACAGTCATTACCCAAAGAACGGATATTGTTGATACGGTATTTAAGGATTATGCAACCGAATTCAATAAAACCTACCCGGATGTAAAGGTGAAGTTTCAAGCGCTTTCCGATTATGAAGGTCAAATTACAGTCCGTATGAATTCCAAGGATTACGGTGATGTACTGCTGCTGCCGACGAGCATACCTCTGGCGGATACACCGGAATTTTTTGAGCCGCTTGGCAGCTTTGACGAGCTGAGCAAGGAATACATCGGTCTGGAGGAGCGCACAGTTGACGGGCAAGCCTATGGCATCCCTCTGGCCGTCAATTTCTCCGGCGTCTTGTATAACAAAAAGGTATTCGAGGATGCAGGAGTCACGAAGGCGCCGCGTACACCGGATGAGTTCCTCGCAGCGCTGAAGGCTATCAAGGAAAAGGGAGACGCTATTCCGCTGTACACCAACTATGCGGACAGTTGGCCGCTTACCCAGTGGGAAGCCGTGCTGACCACAGTAGCTGGCCGTGTGGATTATGTCAATATCGAGCAGCCAAACACAGATGATAACTTTGTGGCGGGACAGCCGCATTATGAGCTGTATAAGTTAATGTATGATGCAGCTAAGGAAGGTCTGATCGAGCCTGACCCGACGACGACAAACTGGGAATCCTCAAAGGCGGATATGGCTAACGGCAAAATCGGGGCGATGGTGCTGGGCTCCTGGGCGATCGGCCAGGTACAGGGCCTTGCAGCGAATAAAGATCATATCGCATACATGCCATTCCCTACCAATGCACAGCAAGTCATCATGCCCTTGGCGGACGATTACATGCTGGGTATCAGCAAGTACAGCAAGAACAAGGA contains:
- a CDS encoding ABC transporter substrate-binding protein, which produces MTKRKLAIGFLSLNLFAAVLAGCSGNNNGSIAPVAGTNNSGSEANASGPSGEITVITQRTDIVDTVFKDYATEFNKTYPDVKVKFQALSDYEGQITVRMNSKDYGDVLLLPTSIPLADTPEFFEPLGSFDELSKEYIGLEERTVDGQAYGIPLAVNFSGVLYNKKVFEDAGVTKAPRTPDEFLAALKAIKEKGDAIPLYTNYADSWPLTQWEAVLTTVAGRVDYVNIEQPNTDDNFVAGQPHYELYKLMYDAAKEGLIEPDPTTTNWESSKADMANGKIGAMVLGSWAIGQVQGLAANKDHIAYMPFPTNAQQVIMPLADDYMLGISKYSKNKEAARAWIDWFIQKSGYPTEQAGGMNPLVGSPLPDALKQFEGTDVLFELQSPANAGQEGLVDKIDREGEIGLWQPEFKKRIIEAAIGNTSESYDDIMKDLNDTWVKARAKVLSE